The proteins below come from a single Streptomyces sp. SCSIO 75703 genomic window:
- a CDS encoding ATP-binding cassette domain-containing protein translates to MLSLRGIGKSFPGVRALDEVTFDVRPGEVHALVGENGAGKSTLMAVASGALAADDGAVLIGGEPLTQARPEQARGLGLGIVRQHPALLPDLTVAENMALGVGYRRVGGLRRAVAWTRETLAPWGMDIDPRDRVAGLSMEKRFIVEIAKALALDPKVLILDEPTEHLSAEEVQRLFAKVGEVVAAGAGVVYISHRIPEVKRIADRITVLRDGRTRGTFDACSVTEEQIVERVVGRTLDTVFPAKAPVPADAGARLVTTGLSGPGFDDISLTVRSGEIVGLAGVQGNGQAALVRALAGLVPSTGGIAVDGQRVRGANAAAAKAGVVYVPADRHGEGVFLPLGVGENIVARTLHKVSRFGLVGDARARATAKERIRDLAIKTPGPETPIRSLSGGNQQKAVMARTLLAAPKVLVVEEPTQGVDAGARVDLYRILRAAADDGAAVVVLSSDNVELEGLCHRVLIMSRGSVVKELAGEEVTEAAIARAALTSTTVRDPARTRVRRRGRLRAWTAGDQAPAAVLAAVVVLLGLGTGLHNGDYLGQFNLTNLLLMIAPLLLAGAAQQVVVMGAGFDLSVGPLMGLLVVIASYWIVDGGNLVLGLVLMALGALAVGVVNGVLVTWCRVNPVVATLAVYMALQGVYLSLRDTPGGTIFPPVVAGVQARFGVVPLVTVLAVLLVLLLELALRRTRWGVGLRAVGSEPDAAERLGVRVRLVRFTSYVICSALVLPAGVVLMAEIGVGDGRPGLAYTLNSVTVVVLAGAGIFGGRGSFVGIIAAAVLAQQLVNVSPFLGLSPSWGYWLPGLITIGAAVSYAQLRRTGGTGARA, encoded by the coding sequence GTGCTCTCCCTCCGGGGCATCGGGAAGTCCTTCCCGGGCGTGCGGGCGCTGGACGAGGTGACCTTCGACGTCCGCCCCGGCGAGGTGCACGCCCTGGTCGGCGAGAACGGCGCCGGCAAGTCCACCCTGATGGCCGTGGCCTCGGGCGCGCTGGCGGCGGACGACGGCGCGGTCCTCATCGGCGGCGAACCTCTCACCCAGGCGCGGCCCGAGCAGGCCCGCGGCCTCGGGCTCGGCATCGTGCGTCAGCATCCGGCGCTCCTCCCGGACCTGACCGTGGCCGAGAACATGGCGCTCGGTGTCGGGTACCGGCGCGTCGGCGGGCTTCGCCGTGCGGTCGCCTGGACCCGCGAGACCCTCGCTCCGTGGGGGATGGACATCGACCCGCGCGACCGCGTCGCCGGCCTGTCGATGGAGAAACGATTCATCGTCGAGATCGCCAAGGCCCTCGCGCTGGACCCGAAGGTGCTGATCCTCGACGAGCCCACCGAACATCTCAGTGCCGAGGAGGTGCAACGCCTCTTCGCCAAGGTCGGCGAGGTCGTGGCGGCGGGCGCCGGTGTCGTCTACATCTCCCACCGCATCCCCGAGGTCAAGCGGATCGCCGACCGGATCACCGTGCTCCGCGACGGCCGGACGCGCGGCACCTTCGACGCCTGTTCCGTCACCGAGGAGCAGATCGTCGAGCGCGTCGTGGGCCGCACGCTCGACACGGTCTTCCCCGCCAAGGCACCCGTGCCCGCGGACGCGGGCGCCCGGCTCGTGACGACCGGGCTCTCCGGTCCCGGCTTCGACGACATCTCCCTGACCGTCCGCTCCGGCGAGATCGTCGGGCTGGCCGGGGTCCAGGGCAACGGCCAGGCCGCGCTCGTCCGTGCGCTGGCCGGGCTCGTCCCGTCGACGGGCGGGATCGCGGTGGACGGGCAGCGGGTGCGCGGCGCGAACGCGGCGGCGGCGAAGGCCGGTGTCGTCTACGTGCCCGCGGACCGGCACGGTGAGGGCGTCTTCCTCCCGCTCGGCGTGGGCGAGAACATCGTGGCGCGCACCCTGCACAAGGTGTCACGGTTCGGCCTCGTCGGCGACGCACGGGCCCGCGCCACCGCGAAGGAGCGGATCCGGGACCTCGCGATCAAGACCCCGGGTCCCGAGACACCGATCCGCTCCCTGTCGGGCGGCAACCAGCAGAAGGCCGTCATGGCCCGCACCCTGCTGGCCGCGCCCAAGGTCCTCGTGGTCGAGGAGCCCACGCAGGGCGTCGACGCCGGTGCGCGCGTCGACCTGTACCGGATCCTGCGCGCGGCGGCCGACGACGGTGCCGCCGTCGTCGTGCTCTCCTCCGACAACGTCGAACTGGAGGGCCTGTGCCACCGCGTGCTGATCATGTCGCGGGGAAGCGTCGTCAAGGAGCTGGCCGGCGAGGAGGTCACCGAGGCCGCCATCGCCCGTGCGGCGCTGACCTCGACGACCGTGCGCGACCCGGCGAGGACGCGGGTGCGAAGACGTGGCCGGCTGCGGGCCTGGACGGCCGGCGACCAGGCCCCGGCGGCCGTGCTCGCCGCGGTCGTGGTGCTGCTCGGGCTCGGTACCGGGCTCCACAACGGCGACTACCTCGGTCAGTTCAACCTCACCAACCTCCTGCTCATGATCGCGCCGCTGCTGCTGGCCGGTGCGGCGCAGCAGGTCGTCGTCATGGGCGCCGGGTTCGACCTCTCGGTGGGGCCCCTCATGGGCCTCCTGGTGGTGATCGCGTCGTACTGGATCGTGGACGGCGGGAACCTGGTGCTGGGCCTGGTCCTCATGGCCCTCGGTGCGCTCGCGGTGGGCGTGGTCAACGGTGTGCTGGTGACCTGGTGCCGCGTCAACCCGGTCGTCGCGACCCTCGCGGTCTACATGGCGCTCCAGGGCGTCTACCTGTCCCTGCGGGACACGCCGGGCGGCACGATCTTCCCGCCGGTGGTGGCCGGCGTCCAGGCCCGTTTCGGCGTGGTCCCGCTGGTGACCGTGCTCGCGGTGCTCCTCGTACTGCTCCTCGAACTGGCGCTCCGCCGCACCAGGTGGGGCGTCGGACTCCGGGCGGTCGGGTCCGAGCCGGACGCGGCGGAGCGGCTCGGGGTGAGGGTCCGTCTGGTCCGGTTCACCTCGTACGTGATCTGCTCGGCGCTGGTCCTGCCCGCCGGCGTCGTCCTGATGGCCGAGATCGGTGTCGGTGACGGCCGCCCCGGCCTCGCGTACACCCTCAACTCGGTGACCGTGGTCGTGCTCGCCGGGGCCGGCATCTTCGGCGGGCGCGGTTCCTTCGTCGGGATCATCGCCGCCGCCGTCCTCGCTCAGCAACTGGTCAACGTCTCCCCGTTCCTCGGCCTCTCCCCCTCCTGGGGCTACTGGCTCCCGGGGCTCATCACCATCGGCGCCGCGGTGTCGTACGCGCAGTTGCGCCGCACCGGCGGGACGGGAGCGCGAGCATGA